A window of the Thiomicrospira microaerophila genome harbors these coding sequences:
- the uvrB gene encoding excinuclease ABC subunit UvrB, with protein MRKTFEMVSSYQPAGDQPAAIAGLVEGLQDGEAFQTLLGVTGSGKTYTIANVIKTVQRPTIIMAHNKTLAAQLYGEMKGFFPNNAVEYFVSYYDYYQPEAYVPASDTYIAKDASVNEQIEQLRLSATKALMEREDVILIATVSAIYGLGDPDQYLSMMLQLRLGDKISQRDILVRLATMQYSRNDFEMYRGTFRVRGDVIDVYPAEAEQYAVRIELFDDEVEALSWFDPLTGEIISKVTRISVYPKSHYVTPRERVIETIEKVKVELKARLDELRSLNKLVEAQRLEERTRLDIEMMMELGYCQGIENYSRYLSGRGEGEAPPTLIDYLPKNALMVIDESHVTIPQIGGMYKGDRSRKENLVNYGFRLPSAMDNRPMKFDEFEKLMPQTIFVSATPAVYEKQHSSKIVEQVVRPTGLLDPLLEVRPATTQVDDLLGEIRLCVDKGQRVLVTTLTKRMAEDLTDYLEDHQVRVRYLHSDIDTVERIEIIRDLRQGEFDVLVGINLLREGLDIPEVALVAILDADKEGFLRSERSLIQTIGRAARNTEGRAILYADKRTKSMELAISESERRREKQIAFNLQQGITPTALNKKVTDILEHSPYASKPGRKGTDLKVAESNGGYGDLDLAKLKPAELAKMIKQTEKAMYAAAKSLNFEEAAQLRDELKQLKAGMVGIGNLR; from the coding sequence ATGCGTAAGACTTTTGAAATGGTTTCTTCATATCAACCCGCTGGTGATCAACCCGCTGCGATAGCAGGCCTGGTTGAAGGATTGCAAGATGGTGAAGCCTTTCAGACTTTATTGGGTGTAACGGGTTCAGGTAAGACCTATACCATCGCGAATGTGATTAAAACTGTGCAGCGTCCAACCATTATTATGGCACACAACAAAACCCTCGCTGCGCAGCTTTATGGCGAGATGAAAGGCTTCTTTCCGAATAACGCGGTGGAATATTTTGTGTCTTACTATGATTATTATCAGCCTGAAGCTTATGTTCCTGCTTCAGATACCTATATTGCTAAGGATGCGTCGGTTAATGAACAAATCGAGCAGCTAAGGTTGTCCGCGACTAAGGCCTTGATGGAGCGCGAAGATGTGATTTTGATCGCCACGGTTTCGGCCATCTATGGCTTGGGGGATCCGGATCAATATTTAAGCATGATGTTGCAATTACGTTTGGGCGATAAAATCAGCCAGCGTGATATTTTAGTGCGTTTAGCCACCATGCAATATAGTCGGAATGACTTTGAGATGTATCGAGGAACCTTTCGGGTGCGTGGCGATGTGATTGATGTTTATCCCGCTGAAGCCGAACAGTATGCGGTGCGTATTGAATTGTTTGATGACGAGGTCGAGGCATTAAGCTGGTTTGACCCGTTGACTGGCGAAATCATCAGCAAGGTTACGCGTATTAGTGTTTATCCTAAGTCGCATTATGTTACGCCACGTGAGCGCGTGATCGAGACCATTGAAAAGGTAAAAGTCGAACTTAAAGCGCGTTTGGATGAGTTGCGCAGTTTAAATAAATTAGTTGAAGCCCAACGGCTTGAAGAACGGACACGTTTGGATATCGAAATGATGATGGAGTTGGGCTATTGTCAAGGGATTGAAAACTACTCACGTTATTTGTCTGGGCGTGGGGAAGGTGAAGCACCGCCGACCTTGATTGATTATTTGCCTAAAAACGCCTTGATGGTGATTGATGAAAGCCATGTCACGATTCCGCAGATTGGCGGCATGTATAAGGGGGATCGTTCGCGCAAAGAAAACCTTGTCAATTATGGATTTCGCTTGCCATCGGCGATGGATAACCGACCGATGAAATTTGACGAGTTTGAAAAACTGATGCCGCAAACCATTTTTGTGTCTGCGACACCGGCGGTTTATGAGAAACAGCATAGTTCGAAAATTGTTGAACAGGTGGTGCGCCCAACAGGCCTGCTTGATCCTTTATTAGAGGTGCGGCCTGCGACTACTCAGGTTGATGATTTATTGGGTGAAATTCGCTTATGTGTTGATAAAGGTCAGCGTGTGCTGGTGACCACGCTGACCAAGCGGATGGCGGAAGATTTAACCGACTATTTGGAAGATCATCAAGTCCGGGTACGTTATTTGCATTCGGATATCGATACGGTGGAGCGTATTGAGATTATTCGTGATTTACGGCAAGGTGAGTTTGATGTATTGGTAGGCATTAACCTGTTGCGTGAAGGTTTGGATATTCCCGAAGTGGCGCTGGTGGCGATTTTGGATGCGGATAAAGAAGGGTTTTTACGTTCTGAGCGGTCTTTGATTCAAACGATTGGCCGGGCAGCGCGAAATACCGAAGGCAGAGCGATTTTGTATGCCGATAAACGTACCAAGTCGATGGAGTTAGCCATTAGTGAATCGGAAAGACGCCGAGAAAAACAAATTGCATTTAACTTACAGCAGGGCATTACGCCAACTGCGCTAAATAAAAAAGTAACGGATATTCTTGAGCATTCGCCCTATGCGAGTAAACCGGGCAGAAAAGGGACAGACTTGAAGGTTGCTGAAAGCAACGGGGGCTACGGTGACTTGGACTTAGCCAAGCTGAAACCCGCTGAGCTGGCTAAAATGATTAAACAGACTGAAAAAGCCATGTATGCAGCGGCTAAGTCTTTGAATTTTGAAGAGGCTGCGCAATTAAGAGATGAGTTAAAACAACTTAAAGCAGGGATGGTCGGTATAGGTAATTTAAGGTAG
- a CDS encoding pyridoxal phosphate-dependent aminotransferase — MALLSDRVNRVKPSLTLVISAKAGELKRAGKDIISLGAGEPDFDTPEHIKTAGIQAIQQGQTRYTAVDGTTELKQAIQAKFKRDNGLDYELNEILVSSGGKQSFYNLCQAVLNEGDEVIIPAPYWVSYPDMALLAGGEPVIIETGIEQNFKITAEQLSNAITNKTRMVVINSPSNPTGAIYTADELKSLANVLLQHPNILIASDDMYEHIILGEIQFTNILEVCPELKNRTLVLNGVSKAYSMTGWRIGYAGGPAHYIKAMKTVQSQSTSNPCSISQAASVAALNGTQTCIQTMLTAFKERHDFVVKRINQIPGFKCLPADGAFYMFINVSEAMKMKGFETDADLANAILEQVDVAAVPGSGFGAEGYLRISFATSMTLLENALDRIDNFMRN; from the coding sequence ATGGCCTTGCTTTCCGATCGCGTTAACCGAGTAAAACCTTCTTTAACCCTCGTTATATCCGCAAAAGCCGGAGAACTAAAACGTGCCGGAAAAGATATCATCAGTCTAGGCGCGGGTGAACCCGATTTTGACACCCCTGAACACATCAAAACAGCTGGCATTCAGGCTATCCAGCAAGGACAAACGCGTTACACAGCCGTAGATGGCACCACCGAATTAAAACAGGCTATCCAAGCAAAGTTTAAACGCGACAATGGTTTAGATTATGAATTAAATGAAATTTTAGTTTCCAGTGGTGGTAAACAGAGTTTCTACAACCTATGTCAAGCCGTGCTTAACGAGGGTGATGAAGTCATTATTCCAGCACCCTACTGGGTATCCTACCCAGATATGGCATTGTTAGCCGGCGGTGAACCCGTTATTATCGAAACGGGGATTGAACAGAATTTTAAAATCACAGCCGAACAGCTATCTAACGCAATTACAAACAAAACGCGCATGGTTGTGATTAACAGCCCGTCCAACCCTACCGGTGCAATCTACACGGCTGATGAACTTAAATCTCTAGCGAATGTTCTGCTCCAACACCCTAACATCCTAATAGCATCTGATGATATGTATGAACATATCATACTAGGCGAGATTCAGTTCACCAATATTCTCGAAGTCTGCCCTGAGTTAAAAAATCGTACGTTAGTTTTAAACGGTGTATCCAAGGCCTACTCAATGACCGGTTGGAGAATTGGCTATGCAGGTGGGCCAGCCCATTATATTAAAGCCATGAAAACAGTTCAGTCTCAAAGCACATCCAACCCCTGCTCAATTTCTCAAGCGGCATCGGTTGCAGCGTTAAATGGCACTCAAACATGCATTCAAACCATGTTAACCGCGTTTAAAGAGCGTCACGACTTCGTTGTAAAACGTATCAACCAAATTCCTGGTTTTAAATGCTTACCCGCCGATGGGGCTTTTTACATGTTCATTAACGTCTCTGAGGCCATGAAAATGAAAGGATTTGAGACAGATGCCGACTTAGCTAATGCCATTCTAGAGCAGGTTGATGTCGCAGCTGTTCCAGGCTCCGGATTTGGGGCTGAAGGTTATCTACGTATTTCATTTGCAACCAGCATGACACTGCTAGAAAACGCACTTGACCGCATCGATAATTTTATGCGTAATTAA